The following proteins come from a genomic window of Gottfriedia acidiceleris:
- a CDS encoding L-lactate dehydrogenase, protein MLHKEINRVALIGTGAVGASYAFGMLNKGVAEELVMIDLNKDKAEGDAMDLNHCLPFVDSRTKIWAGDYSDCKDASLVVITAGAAQKPGETRLDLVAKNCAIFKGIIGDIMASGFDGIFLIATNPVDILTYATWKFSGLPKERVIGSGTSLDTARFRYMLGDYFNVDARNIHAYIIGEHGDSELPVWSKTNVGTSPVHHVLKKNPKYSQRELDEIFLNTRDAAYHIIKKKGATYYGIGMGLVRLTKAILKNENSIITVSAYLDGQYGEHDIYIGVPAVINRGGIREVVELDLNELEQRQFKNSVDTLRKTMEPVLRNEN, encoded by the coding sequence ATGTTACACAAAGAAATAAATCGTGTCGCACTTATCGGAACAGGTGCAGTTGGAGCTAGCTATGCTTTTGGTATGTTAAATAAAGGTGTTGCCGAAGAATTAGTTATGATTGATTTAAATAAAGATAAAGCGGAAGGGGACGCAATGGATTTAAATCATTGCCTGCCTTTTGTAGATTCTAGAACAAAAATTTGGGCTGGAGATTATAGTGATTGTAAAGATGCGAGTTTAGTCGTCATTACTGCTGGAGCAGCTCAAAAACCTGGAGAAACTCGCTTAGATTTAGTTGCAAAAAATTGTGCTATCTTTAAAGGAATCATTGGAGATATTATGGCTTCAGGATTTGACGGTATCTTTTTAATTGCTACAAATCCAGTAGATATTTTAACTTATGCGACTTGGAAATTTTCAGGATTACCAAAAGAAAGAGTAATCGGATCTGGTACTAGTTTAGATACTGCACGTTTTAGATATATGCTCGGTGATTATTTTAATGTTGACGCAAGAAATATCCATGCTTATATTATCGGCGAACATGGTGATAGTGAACTACCAGTTTGGTCTAAAACAAATGTTGGTACCTCACCAGTTCACCATGTATTAAAGAAAAATCCAAAATACAGCCAAAGAGAGCTTGATGAAATCTTTTTAAATACACGTGATGCCGCATATCACATTATAAAGAAAAAAGGTGCAACATACTATGGAATTGGAATGGGCTTAGTTAGATTAACAAAAGCGATTCTAAAAAATGAAAATAGTATTATTACGGTTTCTGCATATTTAGATGGACAATATGGAGAACACGATATATATATTGGCGTTCCAGCAGTAATTAATCGTGGTGGAATTCGAGAAGTTGTTGAACTAGATTTAAATGAATTAGAGCAACGTCAGTTTAAAAACTCTGTAGACACTTTAAGAAAAACAATGGAACCTGTTTTACGAAACGAAAATTAA
- a CDS encoding M15 family metallopeptidase — MKKINSKISWLLIVIFIIGLALFFGNQNFFNNHLKKTKETSLSFPNYDDTAIEAENGLLAVTNPTSNLVLVNKERKLPDGYEPPDLVYPVVPLHGVNKDKTLMRKEAAHALEKLFERAEADGIKLTPVSAYRSFDRQKSLYNYYVQIHGEDWTQSFSAVPGTSEHQTGLSIDVSSPNFGNKLEQGFGETKEGTWLADHAHEFGFIIRYPEDKVDITEYNYEPWHIRYLGIKYATYLYKNDLALEEVIKPKK; from the coding sequence TTGAAAAAAATCAATAGTAAGATCTCATGGTTATTAATAGTAATATTCATTATTGGACTAGCTCTATTTTTTGGAAACCAAAATTTTTTTAATAATCATCTAAAAAAGACTAAAGAGACTTCTTTGAGTTTTCCTAACTACGATGATACAGCAATCGAAGCTGAAAATGGATTATTAGCTGTAACAAATCCTACATCTAATTTAGTATTAGTTAATAAAGAAAGAAAGCTACCAGATGGGTATGAACCGCCTGATCTAGTATATCCAGTCGTTCCTTTACATGGAGTAAACAAAGATAAGACATTAATGAGAAAAGAGGCGGCACATGCTTTAGAAAAATTATTTGAAAGAGCAGAAGCAGATGGCATAAAGCTTACTCCAGTTTCCGCATATCGCTCTTTTGATCGACAAAAAAGCTTGTATAATTATTATGTGCAAATTCATGGTGAAGATTGGACTCAATCTTTTAGTGCTGTTCCTGGTACAAGCGAACATCAAACTGGTTTATCAATAGATGTATCCTCTCCAAACTTCGGTAACAAGCTTGAACAAGGATTTGGAGAAACGAAAGAAGGAACTTGGCTTGCAGACCATGCGCATGAATTTGGATTTATCATTCGTTATCCAGAAGACAAAGTAGATATTACTGAATACAATTATGAACCATGGCATATAAGATATCTCGGGATAAAATACGCTACATATTTATATAAAAATGATTTAGCTTTAGAAGAAGTAATAAAGCCTAAAAAATAA
- a CDS encoding YqgQ family protein, translating into MKSVYDIQQFLKSYGTIIYTGDRLADLMLMQDELKELFLANILESKDLQIATMILKKEMDEIKNKTV; encoded by the coding sequence ATGAAATCCGTATATGATATTCAACAATTTCTAAAGAGTTATGGCACCATTATTTATACAGGTGATCGATTAGCTGACTTGATGTTAATGCAAGATGAGCTAAAAGAATTATTTTTAGCGAATATACTTGAAAGTAAAGATTTACAAATTGCTACCATGATCTTAAAAAAAGAAATGGATGAAATAAAAAATAAAACGGTTTAA
- a CDS encoding ROK family glucokinase: MAKMIVGVDLGGTSIKLALLTNNGEFIDKWEVPTDKSDSGKHIPKTITIAIEEKLKQMDKTKEDIAGIGIGAPGSVRLEDGLIFAAVNLGWVNFPLKEILEKESGIPVIVDNDANIAAVGEMWKGAGNGAKDVVMVTLGTGVGGGVIVNGDVAHGISGSAGEIGHITVQLENGVLCNCGKRGCLETISSATGIARIANEKLQNTTKETVLKEVSNDSPITAKDVFEAYATGDEVAEEIVNHVMRYLALVLAGVGNTLNPENIIIGGGVSNAGELLLKPLKKYFDEFAFTTVRDSTKLSIAKLGNDAGAIGAAYLVKKFITNEI; the protein is encoded by the coding sequence ATGGCTAAAATGATTGTAGGTGTAGATTTAGGTGGTACAAGCATTAAATTGGCATTATTAACAAATAACGGGGAATTCATCGATAAATGGGAAGTACCAACGGATAAATCTGATAGTGGTAAGCATATTCCTAAAACAATTACAATTGCAATTGAAGAAAAGCTTAAACAGATGGATAAAACAAAGGAAGATATCGCTGGAATCGGTATTGGAGCTCCAGGATCGGTTCGATTAGAAGATGGACTTATATTTGCAGCAGTAAATTTAGGTTGGGTTAATTTTCCTTTAAAAGAAATTCTAGAAAAGGAATCAGGTATTCCTGTAATCGTTGATAATGATGCAAATATAGCAGCTGTTGGCGAAATGTGGAAAGGTGCTGGAAATGGAGCAAAAGATGTAGTAATGGTTACCCTTGGAACAGGAGTCGGCGGAGGCGTAATTGTAAATGGTGACGTTGCACATGGAATTAGTGGATCTGCTGGTGAAATTGGCCATATCACAGTACAACTTGAAAATGGAGTATTATGTAACTGTGGAAAAAGAGGATGCTTAGAAACTATTTCTTCAGCAACAGGTATTGCAAGAATAGCAAACGAGAAGTTACAAAATACGACAAAAGAGACGGTTTTAAAAGAAGTGTCGAATGATTCACCAATTACAGCAAAGGATGTTTTTGAAGCTTATGCCACTGGTGATGAAGTTGCAGAAGAAATCGTAAATCATGTAATGAGATATCTAGCTTTAGTTTTAGCCGGAGTTGGAAATACTTTAAATCCTGAAAATATTATAATTGGTGGCGGTGTATCAAATGCAGGTGAACTGTTATTGAAACCTCTAAAGAAATATTTTGACGAATTTGCTTTCACAACAGTGCGAGATTCGACAAAACTTTCAATTGCAAAATTAGGGAACGATGCAGGAGCAATTGGTGCAGCATATTTAGTAAAAAAATTTATTACTAATGAAATTTAA
- a CDS encoding LTA synthase family protein, with protein sequence MWKKFIKNFGFPLLAVFLLWIKATILSQFYFDLEIENSMQEFILIIAPISSLLIFIGIALFAKGPKRNRAVIWITIIMSFILVADTAYYSFFDDFVTIPVLFMTRNFGDLGSSVKAMISYKTILAFSDIFILIAVNYFWGKKFFTTGNIKGKARTAYFLAAVAIFLVNLGLAETERPQLLTRSFDREYIVKFLGLYNYHIYDMVIQSKTSAQKAMADDSELAGIENFIRANDTGVNAQLHGKYKGKNVVVVSLESLQNFVIGRKINGQEITPFLNKFTKESYYFDNFYHQTGQGKTSDAEFLIDNSLFPLDRGAVYFTNSGNTFTATPAILKQDQNYYTSVMHSNNKSFWNRDMMYPSLGYDRYYNEVDFKVSAATSIGWGLKDKYFVEQAVDKMVAEPKPFYNRMITLTNHYPFELNDEDLMIPRLTTGDQTVDNYVTTVRYLDESIKHFIEEMKAKGLYNNTIIVMYGDHYGISENHNRAMSEVLGQDITPAEHVKLQKVPFFIHLPGQTKGETVHKVAGQIDVKPTILNLLGENPNKTSINFGNDIFSPKHKNFVVFRDGTIVTDKYIYTGEKMYDPNTGEELKGQKPPKEDLAKANKSLEYSNSIIYKDLLRFYEVKYKKADTKFE encoded by the coding sequence ATGTGGAAAAAGTTTATTAAAAACTTTGGATTCCCGTTACTTGCTGTATTCCTTTTATGGATTAAAGCAACGATTCTTAGCCAATTTTATTTTGATTTAGAAATTGAAAATTCAATGCAAGAATTTATTTTGATAATTGCTCCTATATCTTCATTATTAATATTTATAGGTATAGCTCTTTTTGCAAAAGGACCAAAACGAAATAGAGCAGTTATTTGGATTACTATAATCATGTCCTTTATTTTAGTAGCTGATACAGCTTATTATTCATTCTTTGACGATTTTGTAACAATTCCAGTTTTATTTATGACTCGAAACTTTGGGGATTTAGGTTCAAGTGTTAAAGCAATGATTAGCTATAAAACAATCTTAGCTTTTTCTGATATTTTCATCTTAATTGCAGTTAATTATTTCTGGGGTAAAAAATTCTTTACTACTGGTAACATTAAAGGCAAAGCTAGAACAGCTTATTTCTTAGCAGCGGTTGCTATTTTCTTAGTTAACCTTGGTTTAGCAGAAACTGAACGCCCACAATTATTAACACGTTCTTTTGATAGAGAATACATTGTTAAATTTTTAGGATTATACAATTACCACATATATGATATGGTTATTCAATCAAAAACATCTGCTCAAAAAGCGATGGCTGATGATAGTGAATTAGCTGGAATCGAAAACTTTATTCGTGCTAACGATACAGGTGTGAATGCACAATTACATGGTAAATATAAAGGTAAAAACGTAGTAGTAGTTTCATTAGAATCATTACAAAATTTCGTAATTGGACGAAAAATTAATGGACAAGAAATTACTCCTTTCTTAAATAAATTTACGAAAGAAAGTTATTATTTTGATAATTTTTACCACCAAACTGGACAAGGTAAAACATCTGATGCTGAATTCTTAATTGATAATAGTTTATTCCCATTAGATCGTGGTGCTGTTTACTTTACAAACAGTGGTAATACGTTTACTGCAACACCAGCAATCCTTAAACAGGATCAAAATTATTACACTTCTGTAATGCATTCAAATAATAAATCGTTCTGGAACCGTGACATGATGTATCCAAGTCTTGGTTACGATCGTTATTATAATGAAGTTGACTTTAAAGTATCTGCAGCTACATCAATTGGCTGGGGACTAAAAGATAAATATTTCGTTGAACAAGCAGTAGACAAAATGGTAGCAGAGCCTAAACCGTTTTATAACCGTATGATTACACTAACTAACCATTATCCATTCGAATTAAATGATGAGGATTTAATGATTCCACGTTTAACAACTGGAGACCAAACTGTTGATAATTATGTTACAACAGTACGTTATTTAGATGAATCAATTAAACATTTCATCGAAGAAATGAAAGCAAAAGGTTTATATAATAATACAATCATTGTTATGTATGGTGACCACTATGGTATTTCTGAAAACCATAACCGTGCAATGAGTGAAGTATTAGGACAAGACATTACACCTGCAGAACATGTTAAATTACAAAAAGTACCTTTCTTTATCCACTTACCTGGACAAACTAAGGGTGAAACAGTTCATAAAGTTGCAGGTCAAATTGATGTTAAACCGACAATTTTAAACTTATTAGGTGAAAATCCAAATAAAACATCTATCAACTTTGGTAATGATATTTTCTCTCCTAAACACAAAAACTTTGTAGTTTTCCGTGATGGAACAATTGTTACTGATAAATATATTTATACTGGTGAGAAGATGTATGATCCAAATACTGGAGAAGAATTAAAAGGACAAAAACCACCTAAAGAAGACTTAGCAAAAGCAAATAAATCACTTGAGTATTCAAACTCAATTATTTATAAAGATTTACTTCGTTTCTATGAAGTTAAATATAAAAAAGCTGATACGAAGTTTGAATAA
- a CDS encoding M14 family metallopeptidase has product MYKNNGPLSFHTRRYDFNELSKDISLLIQEFPFLRLNTIGHSVLYQPIYEIQIGNGHRKVHWNGSFHANEWITTCVIMKMLFWICNTLTTEKLPFHKELVALFNENTLSIVPMVNPDGVNLVINGAVEQSDYMEFVHKINEGYDGFTGWKANIRGVDLNNQFPAHWEFEKERKKQKTFSPRDYPGDAPLTEPETIAMSNLAIERKFDLILALHTQGKEFYWGYDNLEPPISEVYANYFSSISPYKAVKTIDSHAGYKDWYIQDFRKPGFTLELGKGINPLPLSMFESIFSETFPILLASLFNLENIQSSLK; this is encoded by the coding sequence TTGTATAAAAACAATGGGCCTTTATCATTTCATACAAGAAGATACGATTTTAATGAACTTTCAAAAGATATTAGTTTATTAATTCAAGAATTTCCTTTTCTTCGTTTAAATACGATTGGACACAGTGTTTTATATCAGCCTATTTATGAGATTCAAATTGGGAATGGACATAGAAAAGTACATTGGAATGGTTCGTTTCATGCAAATGAATGGATTACAACTTGTGTAATCATGAAAATGCTTTTTTGGATATGTAACACTTTAACAACTGAGAAGTTGCCATTTCATAAAGAATTAGTAGCTTTATTTAATGAAAATACTTTGTCGATTGTCCCTATGGTTAATCCTGATGGGGTAAATTTAGTTATAAATGGAGCTGTGGAACAAAGTGATTATATGGAATTTGTTCATAAAATTAATGAAGGATATGATGGTTTTACTGGCTGGAAAGCAAATATAAGAGGCGTTGATTTAAATAATCAATTTCCTGCACACTGGGAGTTTGAAAAAGAGAGAAAGAAACAAAAAACATTCTCTCCAAGAGATTATCCAGGAGATGCTCCTTTAACTGAACCAGAAACAATCGCTATGAGTAATTTAGCAATTGAAAGGAAGTTTGATCTTATCTTGGCCTTGCATACTCAAGGTAAAGAATTTTATTGGGGTTATGACAATCTTGAACCTCCTATCTCGGAAGTCTATGCTAATTATTTTTCTAGTATCAGTCCGTATAAGGCAGTAAAAACAATAGATAGCCATGCAGGTTATAAGGATTGGTATATACAAGATTTTCGGAAACCAGGATTTACACTTGAATTAGGTAAAGGAATAAACCCATTGCCATTATCTATGTTTGAATCCATTTTTTCAGAGACGTTTCCAATTCTGTTAGCGTCATTATTTAATTTAGAAAATATCCAATCATCTTTAAAATAA
- a CDS encoding DUF2759 domain-containing protein, giving the protein MGTVIIFILVAILCVPALIGSLKNKNFLAVFWSGVTLVLFAWFAIMTILHNGYPPAHL; this is encoded by the coding sequence ATGGGTACAGTTATTATTTTTATACTAGTAGCTATTCTATGTGTTCCTGCATTAATAGGATCATTAAAGAATAAGAACTTTTTAGCTGTTTTTTGGTCTGGTGTGACATTAGTTTTATTTGCTTGGTTTGCCATTATGACAATTTTACATAACGGTTATCCACCAGCGCACTTATAA
- a CDS encoding MBL fold metallo-hydrolase has translation MNVLQLPLGPLQTNCYILSNDMNEAVIFDPGEEAHVIFNVIEENKLKPLAILLTHAHFDHIGAVDDVRDEYNIPVYIHKYEADWLTDGQKNGSELFMRNQSIFAREADHLIEKEGKMEIGRFLFSIFETPGHSPGSVSFYCKEIKTVFSGDALFEGSIGRTDLPGGDHDQLIRSIKGKLLSLPDDVVVCSGHGETTTIGDEKRYNPFL, from the coding sequence ATGAATGTTTTACAATTACCATTAGGTCCATTACAAACTAATTGTTACATCTTAAGTAATGATATGAATGAAGCGGTTATTTTTGATCCGGGCGAGGAAGCACATGTAATCTTTAATGTTATTGAAGAAAATAAATTAAAGCCATTAGCAATCCTTTTAACCCACGCTCATTTTGATCATATTGGGGCTGTTGATGATGTGCGTGATGAATATAATATACCCGTTTATATTCATAAATATGAAGCAGATTGGCTAACAGATGGACAAAAAAATGGTTCTGAATTATTTATGAGAAATCAGTCAATTTTTGCAAGAGAAGCAGATCACTTGATTGAAAAAGAAGGTAAAATGGAAATTGGTCGATTCTTATTTTCAATTTTTGAAACTCCAGGCCATTCACCAGGAAGTGTTTCATTTTATTGTAAAGAAATAAAGACGGTATTTTCTGGTGATGCATTATTTGAAGGAAGCATTGGACGAACTGATTTACCTGGTGGGGATCACGACCAGTTGATTAGAAGTATAAAAGGGAAGCTCCTATCTTTACCGGATGATGTTGTTGTTTGCAGTGGTCATGGAGAAACTACAACGATTGGTGATGAGAAAAGATATAATCCATTTTTATAA
- a CDS encoding SAM-dependent methyltransferase, with product MKNIIINAINNSEKGFITYEQFISLVLYDHEKGYYQMANEKIGRKGDFYTTSSVGSVYGEVIAASFCRFVKNNLIEPFFVEVGGGNGRFASSFLSYCEKKEPEIYHNLNYYIIDASQYHRKLQKELLANHLNCKYFSDLLEIEQINNGMVFSNELFDALPVRVVEFNQNEWQEVVIIIDELNNLKENLVKIQDGDISDFLRRYNFVGKNGQRVEIPVGMEKVYDLLQSKISKGIILTVDYGFTREEWDAPHRIKGSLRGYYKHEMKSNILENLGYMDITTHIHWDELKKFGLLNNIENLYFSNQRDAILDFGILNWLIPHAQSNPFSREYKQNRAVQSLIMPGGISDSFQWLFQTKGMSTKDLAKLNELISLNEYK from the coding sequence ATGAAAAACATAATTATTAATGCGATAAATAACAGCGAAAAAGGTTTTATTACATACGAACAATTTATTTCGTTAGTGCTTTATGATCATGAAAAAGGTTATTATCAAATGGCAAATGAAAAAATTGGACGAAAAGGTGATTTCTATACTACAAGCTCAGTAGGTTCAGTTTATGGAGAAGTAATTGCAGCATCATTTTGTCGGTTTGTTAAGAATAACCTAATCGAACCTTTTTTTGTTGAAGTTGGTGGTGGAAATGGCAGATTCGCATCATCCTTTCTTTCGTACTGTGAAAAAAAAGAGCCTGAAATATATCATAATTTAAATTACTATATTATTGATGCAAGCCAATATCATCGTAAATTACAAAAAGAATTATTGGCGAACCATTTGAATTGTAAATATTTCTCAGATCTATTAGAAATCGAGCAAATCAATAATGGAATGGTATTTTCAAATGAATTGTTTGATGCATTACCTGTTCGAGTAGTAGAATTTAATCAAAACGAATGGCAAGAGGTAGTAATTATAATTGATGAATTAAATAATCTGAAAGAAAATCTCGTTAAAATACAAGATGGTGATATAAGTGATTTTCTAAGAAGATACAATTTTGTTGGCAAAAACGGGCAAAGAGTTGAAATTCCTGTTGGTATGGAAAAAGTTTATGACCTTTTACAATCGAAAATTAGTAAAGGAATCATTTTAACTGTTGATTATGGTTTTACGAGGGAAGAATGGGATGCACCCCATCGAATTAAGGGAAGTTTGCGCGGTTATTATAAGCATGAAATGAAATCAAATATTCTAGAGAATTTAGGGTATATGGACATTACAACTCATATTCACTGGGATGAACTAAAAAAGTTCGGATTACTGAATAATATCGAAAATCTATACTTTTCTAATCAAAGAGATGCAATATTAGATTTTGGTATATTAAATTGGCTTATCCCACATGCTCAGTCAAATCCATTTTCAAGGGAATATAAACAAAATAGAGCAGTACAATCTTTAATCATGCCTGGAGGAATTAGCGATTCCTTCCAATGGTTATTTCAAACAAAAGGTATGTCAACAAAAGACCTTGCTAAGTTGAATGAATTGATATCATTAAATGAATACAAATAA
- a CDS encoding DUF2626 domain-containing protein: MDRMFRVLGFWTAIFTVMFFVGHMSAAALIFACQTAFFVVLGYLKLSERMYIYIFGAYLTVFFIGFTYYSTFLLVPGFSE, from the coding sequence ATGGATCGAATGTTCCGCGTTCTAGGATTCTGGACAGCTATATTTACGGTAATGTTCTTTGTTGGACATATGTCAGCAGCTGCACTTATTTTCGCATGTCAAACAGCATTTTTCGTAGTATTAGGCTATCTAAAGCTTTCTGAGCGTATGTACATCTATATCTTTGGCGCATACTTAACTGTGTTCTTTATTGGATTTACATATTATAGTACTTTCTTATTAGTACCAGGCTTTAGTGAATAA
- the comGA gene encoding competence type IV pilus ATPase ComGA, with amino-acid sequence MESVETMVEELLRKACHFGASDIHLLPKKDDVQIFFRVDGELKLIQRITKEKYKRIIMHLKFLGSMDIGEIRRPQTGILVVNINEILLSLRLATLPTIIDESMVIRIHPQQRIAPIESLSLFPSTTRKLLSLLHHSHGLMMFTGPTGCGKTTTLYSLLQSAKKDIARNIITLEDPIERKSDEYFQVQVNEKAGLTYATGLKAILRSDPDIVMVGEIRDEETAKIAVRAALTGHLVLTTIHSNNTKGALYRMLELGIPKEELFQAMVAIVSQRLVPIKCRFCEGECEPNCFVNRNHRRLGVYELLYGNALNSVINEFRGIQEEVQFSTLNDQLIKGYALGFIDNKHLDRSIIYG; translated from the coding sequence ATGGAATCAGTAGAAACAATGGTCGAAGAACTTCTAAGAAAAGCTTGCCATTTTGGAGCATCGGATATTCATTTATTACCAAAAAAGGATGATGTACAAATTTTTTTTCGTGTTGATGGTGAGTTGAAACTTATTCAAAGAATAACTAAAGAGAAGTATAAGAGGATCATCATGCATTTGAAGTTTTTAGGAAGTATGGATATTGGAGAAATTAGACGGCCACAGACTGGAATTTTAGTTGTTAACATTAATGAAATTTTATTATCCCTTCGCTTGGCCACTTTACCAACCATTATTGATGAGTCTATGGTTATTCGTATTCATCCCCAACAAAGAATTGCTCCAATAGAAAGTCTTTCTTTATTCCCATCTACAACTCGTAAACTTTTGTCTTTATTACATCATTCACATGGCCTAATGATGTTTACTGGTCCAACAGGCTGTGGGAAAACGACAACACTCTATTCTTTATTACAGTCAGCTAAAAAAGACATTGCAAGAAATATTATCACTTTAGAGGATCCGATTGAAAGGAAATCTGATGAATATTTTCAAGTCCAAGTTAATGAAAAAGCAGGCTTAACATATGCAACTGGATTAAAGGCTATTCTTCGATCCGATCCAGATATTGTGATGGTAGGAGAGATTAGGGATGAAGAGACTGCGAAAATTGCCGTTCGGGCAGCATTGACCGGTCATTTAGTGTTAACGACAATTCATTCTAATAACACAAAAGGTGCATTATATCGAATGTTAGAGCTTGGAATTCCAAAGGAGGAATTATTTCAGGCAATGGTTGCTATCGTTTCTCAAAGATTAGTTCCAATAAAATGCCGTTTTTGTGAAGGGGAATGTGAACCAAATTGTTTTGTAAATCGAAATCACAGAAGATTAGGAGTATATGAATTGCTTTACGGTAATGCTCTAAATTCGGTTATTAATGAATTTAGAGGGATACAAGAGGAAGTTCAATTTTCTACCTTAAATGATCAACTCATTAAAGGTTATGCATTAGGTTTTATTGATAACAAACATTTGGACCGAAGTATAATCTATGGGTAA
- the comGB gene encoding competence type IV pilus assembly protein ComGB has translation MGKFFNKRKLTYIEQAKLLKILGELLQKGYPLIQAIEFLTIQFPDDLKELIYIAKIALVEGGSFIDFAKMLSLHQDVLVYLYYAEKHGDLSLALGEGSYMLTKKIQHRAYIRKIMGYPIFLMTILLLILFLFRNIIIPQYEMLFSTFHSNQNSFIFIYLQVIKRLPSIMFSSLFLIGLTTYGYLFAINKLNSIERMDKLIQIPLVRKYLITMNTYEFSMQLSILLHAGFPIVDALKTMQNNDSRTFIKEKAVDFYNQLLNGISMQEIFKNERAFHRDILFVIEHGMNNSTLSKELADYADYLKESIESYFHQSIKIIQPIILILISSSILSLYIAILFPMFQLMNNI, from the coding sequence ATGGGTAAATTTTTTAATAAAAGAAAATTAACTTATATTGAACAGGCTAAGCTATTAAAAATATTAGGAGAACTTTTACAAAAGGGTTATCCTCTAATTCAAGCAATCGAATTCTTAACGATTCAATTCCCAGATGACCTAAAAGAATTGATTTATATAGCTAAAATAGCTCTGGTGGAAGGAGGATCATTCATTGATTTTGCTAAAATGCTTAGTCTTCATCAAGATGTACTCGTTTACTTGTATTATGCAGAAAAGCATGGTGATTTGTCCTTAGCGCTAGGTGAAGGCAGTTATATGCTTACAAAAAAGATTCAACATAGAGCTTACATAAGAAAAATCATGGGATATCCTATTTTTTTAATGACAATATTGTTGCTAATTTTGTTTTTGTTTAGAAATATAATCATTCCTCAATATGAAATGCTATTTTCAACATTCCATTCTAATCAGAACTCGTTTATTTTCATCTATCTACAAGTTATAAAAAGACTACCTTCAATTATGTTTTCTTCTCTATTCCTAATTGGATTGACCACCTATGGATACTTATTTGCAATTAATAAATTAAATTCAATCGAAAGGATGGATAAATTAATTCAAATACCGTTAGTTAGGAAGTATTTAATTACAATGAATACTTATGAATTTTCAATGCAGTTAAGTATATTATTACATGCTGGTTTTCCCATAGTTGATGCACTAAAAACAATGCAGAATAATGATAGTAGAACATTTATTAAAGAAAAAGCAGTAGATTTCTACAATCAATTATTAAACGGAATTTCTATGCAAGAAATATTTAAAAATGAACGTGCATTCCATAGAGATATACTATTTGTGATTGAACATGGCATGAACAATAGTACTCTTAGTAAAGAACTTGCTGATTATGCTGATTATTTAAAGGAGAGTATAGAATCTTATTTTCACCAATCGATAAAGATTATTCAGCCGATTATTTTAATCTTAATTTCTTCAAGTATTTTATCACTATATATAGCCATCTTGTTTCCTATGTTTCAATTGATGAACAATATCTAG
- the comGC gene encoding competence type IV pilus major pilin ComGC: MNEKGFTLIEMLIVLFIISLLLLLVIPNLGKQQQSIQTKGCSALQKMVQSSVESYRLENEQLPESLSVLKEQGYITSYKCNNKVELSYDKATGSVSIP; encoded by the coding sequence TTGAATGAAAAAGGATTTACTTTAATTGAAATGTTAATTGTTTTATTTATCATTTCACTTCTTTTATTACTAGTGATACCAAATTTAGGAAAACAGCAACAGTCGATTCAAACGAAAGGATGCTCTGCACTTCAAAAAATGGTTCAGTCAAGTGTTGAATCCTATCGTTTAGAAAATGAACAATTACCTGAGAGTTTATCAGTCTTAAAAGAACAGGGCTACATAACATCATATAAATGCAATAATAAAGTTGAATTATCGTATGACAAAGCAACTGGCTCTGTATCAATACCTTAA